One window of the Maridesulfovibrio frigidus DSM 17176 genome contains the following:
- a CDS encoding acylneuraminate cytidylyltransferase family protein, translating to MNSKKAIAVIPARGGSKRIPKKNIREMLGKPMIGYTIEAAIKSGLFERVIVSTDCPDIAGISKSLGAEVPFMRDQSIADDITPVSAATLDALNKVDPDANKYAYICQLMANCPMRDNMDIIASFDHFIKQKARTQISVTKYGWLNPWWAMEMEKGKPLKPLFEEKLKERSQDLATLFCPTGAIWWATCDALREEKTFHAPDRKGFELNWKNAVDIDDDDDWAMAEFLMTQKFGVSR from the coding sequence GTGAACTCTAAAAAGGCCATAGCTGTCATACCTGCACGAGGTGGATCCAAGCGTATTCCGAAGAAGAATATTCGCGAGATGCTTGGCAAGCCGATGATTGGATATACTATTGAAGCGGCTATTAAGAGCGGGCTGTTTGAACGGGTAATAGTATCGACTGATTGCCCTGATATAGCAGGGATATCCAAGTCATTAGGGGCGGAAGTCCCTTTTATGCGGGACCAAAGCATAGCGGATGATATAACCCCTGTTTCAGCTGCAACACTTGATGCACTAAACAAAGTGGACCCTGACGCCAATAAATATGCTTATATATGCCAGCTTATGGCCAATTGTCCCATGCGTGACAACATGGATATTATTGCAAGCTTTGACCATTTTATAAAGCAAAAGGCGCGCACTCAAATCAGTGTAACCAAGTACGGCTGGCTGAATCCGTGGTGGGCCATGGAAATGGAAAAAGGCAAGCCCCTTAAACCATTATTTGAAGAAAAACTTAAAGAAAGAAGTCAAGATCTTGCCACACTATTCTGCCCTACAGGGGCAATATGGTGGGCAACATGTGATGCGTTGCGCGAAGAAAAGACCTTCCACGCTCCTGACAGAAAGGGTTTTGAGCTAAACTGGAAGAACGCTGTTGATATTGATGATGATGACGACTGGGCAATGGCTGAATTCTTAATGACACAAAAGTTCGGAGTGTCCCGTTGA
- a CDS encoding LegC family aminotransferase, whose product MTLASEILKSMQTVLPQGGGFLPLHEPVFPGNELAYTKECIDTTFVSSVGKFVDQFENMLADYTGAKRAIAVTNGTAALHMALMLAGVKNGDEVIIPGLTFVATANAVAYIGAIPHIADSEETTLGLDAAKLDAHLSEVAEVRNGECFNKQTGRKIAALVPMHVFGIPSDIEGLLTLCEKFSIPMVEDAAEAIGSFYKGKHCGLFGKVASLSFNGNKTITTGGGGAILTDDDELADLCKHLTTTAKAPHKWEYFHDMIGYNYRMPNINAALGCAQMEKLDDIIVSKRKLAEAYAAAFANIKGVRFLTEPDGCKSNYWFCTIILEKGMEAERDSILEATNGAAYMTRPLWTAMHKLPMFENCPRTDMSVAESLEKRVINIPSGAGILGV is encoded by the coding sequence ATGACCCTCGCCTCTGAAATTCTAAAAAGTATGCAAACAGTGCTCCCGCAGGGTGGAGGATTCCTCCCCCTGCATGAGCCTGTATTTCCCGGCAACGAACTGGCTTACACCAAAGAGTGTATCGATACGACTTTTGTCTCATCTGTGGGTAAATTCGTAGACCAGTTTGAAAATATGCTAGCCGATTACACTGGTGCGAAGCGTGCAATCGCCGTTACCAATGGTACTGCAGCACTACACATGGCTCTCATGCTTGCCGGAGTTAAAAACGGAGATGAAGTTATCATCCCGGGCCTAACCTTCGTAGCAACAGCCAATGCAGTCGCATACATCGGAGCAATTCCACATATTGCTGATTCCGAAGAGACAACTCTCGGCCTCGATGCAGCCAAGCTGGATGCACATCTTTCAGAGGTTGCAGAAGTTCGCAATGGTGAATGTTTCAATAAACAGACAGGGCGCAAAATTGCGGCCCTAGTTCCCATGCATGTCTTCGGTATCCCTTCAGACATTGAAGGTCTACTCACGCTTTGCGAAAAGTTCTCTATTCCTATGGTCGAAGATGCGGCCGAGGCGATTGGCTCTTTCTACAAAGGAAAGCATTGCGGTCTGTTTGGAAAAGTTGCTTCACTTAGTTTCAACGGAAATAAAACCATCACCACCGGTGGCGGCGGCGCAATCCTGACCGACGATGATGAGCTAGCTGACCTTTGCAAACATTTGACCACAACAGCCAAAGCGCCGCATAAATGGGAATATTTCCATGACATGATCGGCTACAATTACCGCATGCCTAACATCAACGCAGCTCTTGGTTGCGCACAGATGGAAAAGCTGGACGATATCATCGTAAGCAAGCGTAAATTAGCTGAAGCATACGCGGCTGCATTTGCTAACATCAAAGGTGTTCGCTTTCTAACTGAACCGGACGGATGCAAAAGCAACTACTGGTTCTGCACCATAATCCTTGAAAAAGGGATGGAGGCGGAAAGAGATTCAATCCTTGAAGCTACAAACGGCGCGGCGTATATGACCCGCCCACTGTGGACAGCAATGCACAAACTCCCAATGTTTGAAAACTGCCCGCGCACAGATATGAGTGTTGCTGAATCCCTTGAAAAAAGGGTTATCAATATTCCTAGCGGCGCAGGGATTCTCGGAGTTTAA
- a CDS encoding NAD-dependent epimerase/dehydratase family protein, whose amino-acid sequence MKNIMVTGGAGYVGSILLRRLLDDGYGVVCVDTLKFGGESILDIWEHPNFTFYKTDVADAKAMDKIMADSDLHGVIHLAAIVGDPACKLYSDEAHNTNWGASVYLVDKCKELGIERFIFASTCSNYGKMADPEGYVVETSPLAPISLYAELKVKFENYFLKEMEKTDALCPTSLRFSTVYGMSPRMRFDLTVNEFTKDLALGKELVIFGEQFWRPYCHVADFTNAMMTVLEAPKEKVAYDVFNVGETAENYTKKMLANELDKLFPEANIKYVKKDEDPRDYRADHTKIKEQLGFKITKTVPEGMREIKEIVELGVISDPEGQQYYNIPHKRS is encoded by the coding sequence ATGAAAAATATTATGGTTACCGGCGGAGCCGGATACGTTGGTTCAATTCTACTGCGTCGCCTTCTTGATGACGGCTACGGAGTGGTCTGTGTCGACACTCTTAAGTTCGGCGGAGAATCCATCCTCGATATATGGGAACACCCCAACTTTACATTTTACAAGACAGACGTTGCTGACGCTAAAGCCATGGACAAAATTATGGCTGATAGCGACCTGCACGGAGTTATTCACCTCGCAGCAATCGTTGGTGACCCTGCTTGTAAACTTTACTCAGACGAAGCTCACAATACTAACTGGGGCGCATCTGTTTACCTAGTAGATAAGTGTAAAGAACTTGGAATCGAACGTTTCATTTTCGCTTCTACTTGCAGCAACTACGGCAAAATGGCTGATCCTGAAGGATACGTTGTAGAAACAAGCCCGCTCGCTCCTATTTCTCTATATGCAGAGCTCAAAGTTAAGTTTGAAAACTATTTCCTCAAAGAAATGGAAAAAACAGACGCTCTCTGCCCTACATCACTCAGATTTTCCACTGTGTACGGCATGTCTCCCCGCATGCGGTTTGACCTCACAGTAAACGAATTCACCAAAGATTTAGCTCTTGGCAAAGAACTCGTTATCTTTGGTGAGCAGTTCTGGCGCCCTTACTGCCACGTAGCTGACTTCACGAATGCAATGATGACTGTTCTTGAAGCTCCTAAAGAAAAAGTTGCTTACGACGTATTCAACGTCGGTGAAACAGCTGAAAACTACACTAAGAAAATGCTCGCGAACGAACTGGACAAACTTTTCCCAGAAGCGAACATCAAATACGTTAAAAAAGATGAAGATCCTCGCGATTACCGTGCTGATCATACTAAAATCAAAGAACAGCTCGGCTTCAAGATCACTAAGACCGTTCCTGAAGGCATGAGAGAAATCAAAGAAATCGTTGAGCTAGGCGTTATCAGTGATCCTGAAGGCCAGCAGTATTACAACATTCCTCACAAGAGAAGCTAA
- a CDS encoding carbamoyltransferase family protein yields MITLGIMNHASHDSGAAVVVSDETGIKNIISISEERLSRVKVNYFSPLRSIDYCLSNLGLTLDDVDVISTDYMNAKRFDNSTPVYRKLEHDYIKLISTIDREKVNIYRHHEAHAASAYYMSGFSEAAVLNVDGLGSEYETISLYKGKGNKLELIDRSELWGLGNLYTAITRQLLNFGRGQEGKTMGLAAFGRNSNKRILNFESSYDGLNLDYSNFMTRSPNGKINPIDILPCPDRSLVTSDLYAQIAYDVQEETEKALMHLLEYAKEKAGTDNVCLAGGVILNCLANYIMLESKVFKNYFFQPASSDTGIPLGLALLPHFEKNENCKPVTMKNAYLSATYSKDQISNVLAENNIPHKKSDNAEVAQLLADNKIVGYFYGSSEIGPRALGHRSILANPGNPEVQDLINRKVKHREPYRPFAPSVLAENAADYFELNNESPFMLLAPWAKDKSKEIIPGVVHFDNTSRVQTVSKDTCTNYYDLISKFSKISGIPVLLNTSFNDNGEPIIETPLDALICFMRTDVDFLYLEGHLVSREQINQNFNVPILIETLVSQRKHLLEKEYGNLISKYCPAYNTNVMTSYLKSQETASNYKSKHQALDNLVELLIEADPASTVIFSTLQTQNIVQKLFPLKNFTYEIGNDVLSEQESFKEKLAQIEEGNSVIQLLYNLSESLKEVETSVQTTHIYEIYSQPIADLFPDIDSRIQLNLSKSVEYNRSENWDLLFNNSK; encoded by the coding sequence ATGATTACTCTTGGAATAATGAACCATGCCAGCCATGACAGTGGAGCGGCAGTAGTTGTTTCTGACGAGACTGGAATAAAGAACATAATATCTATTTCAGAAGAAAGACTCTCCAGAGTCAAAGTTAACTACTTTTCACCACTCAGATCGATTGACTACTGCCTATCAAACCTTGGACTAACCCTGGATGATGTTGATGTAATATCAACTGACTACATGAACGCAAAGAGATTTGATAACAGTACTCCTGTATATAGAAAGCTTGAACACGATTACATTAAACTCATCAGCACAATAGACCGCGAAAAGGTTAATATATACCGCCATCACGAAGCCCACGCTGCATCGGCATACTACATGTCTGGATTTTCTGAGGCAGCAGTTTTGAACGTAGACGGACTGGGAAGTGAGTATGAAACTATCTCGCTTTATAAAGGTAAAGGTAACAAACTTGAACTGATAGATAGATCAGAACTCTGGGGTCTAGGAAATCTATACACAGCCATTACCAGACAGTTGCTTAACTTCGGCAGAGGGCAGGAAGGAAAAACAATGGGCCTTGCCGCCTTTGGGAGAAACAGCAACAAAAGAATACTTAATTTCGAATCTTCATATGACGGATTAAATCTAGATTACAGCAACTTCATGACTCGCTCTCCTAACGGGAAGATTAATCCAATTGATATTCTGCCTTGTCCAGACAGATCTCTTGTGACAAGCGACCTCTATGCGCAGATTGCATACGATGTCCAAGAAGAAACTGAAAAAGCCCTCATGCATCTTTTAGAATATGCAAAAGAAAAAGCTGGAACTGATAACGTATGTTTGGCTGGTGGAGTTATTCTAAACTGCCTAGCAAATTACATTATGTTGGAATCAAAAGTTTTCAAAAACTACTTCTTTCAACCTGCAAGCAGTGACACAGGGATTCCCCTTGGACTCGCCCTGCTTCCTCATTTTGAAAAAAATGAAAATTGCAAGCCTGTGACCATGAAAAACGCATATTTGTCTGCAACATATTCAAAAGATCAAATCTCAAACGTCTTAGCTGAAAACAATATTCCACACAAAAAATCTGATAACGCAGAAGTCGCACAGCTATTGGCTGACAATAAAATTGTTGGATACTTCTACGGTTCAAGTGAAATTGGACCTCGGGCACTAGGCCATAGATCTATCTTAGCCAACCCGGGTAATCCTGAAGTTCAGGATCTAATTAATAGAAAAGTTAAGCACCGCGAACCTTATCGCCCATTTGCTCCAAGTGTTTTAGCTGAGAATGCTGCGGATTACTTCGAACTTAACAATGAATCTCCATTCATGCTTCTGGCGCCATGGGCAAAAGACAAATCGAAGGAAATAATACCTGGCGTAGTGCATTTTGATAACACATCCAGAGTACAGACAGTATCTAAAGATACATGTACTAACTACTACGACCTTATATCAAAATTCAGCAAAATAAGCGGCATTCCTGTATTGCTCAACACGTCTTTCAACGACAATGGCGAGCCCATAATTGAAACCCCACTTGATGCACTGATATGCTTCATGAGAACAGATGTTGACTTCTTATACTTAGAGGGGCATTTGGTTTCAAGAGAACAGATCAATCAGAATTTTAATGTTCCTATTCTCATAGAAACACTTGTTTCCCAAAGAAAGCATCTTCTCGAGAAGGAGTACGGGAATCTTATAAGCAAATACTGCCCTGCATATAACACAAATGTGATGACCAGTTACCTCAAATCTCAGGAAACTGCCTCAAATTATAAATCAAAGCATCAAGCACTAGATAACCTTGTAGAGTTATTAATTGAAGCAGATCCAGCTTCAACAGTCATATTCAGTACTCTGCAAACACAAAATATCGTTCAAAAACTATTTCCACTAAAGAACTTTACTTATGAAATAGGAAATGACGTTCTATCTGAACAAGAATCTTTCAAAGAGAAACTTGCACAAATAGAAGAAGGCAATTCAGTTATACAGCTACTATATAATCTGTCTGAGTCCCTCAAAGAAGTCGAGACTTCTGTACAGACAACTCATATTTATGAGATATATTCACAGCCTATAGCGGATTTATTTCCTGACATTGATTCACGCATTCAGCTGAATCTCAGCAAATCGGTTGAGTACAATCGTAGTGAAAACTGGGATTTATTGTTTAACAACTCAAAATAA
- a CDS encoding ABC transporter ATP-binding protein/permease: protein MIKKLLTILSPKDRKKFILLMLFTIFVSCIETVGISAVMPFIAVASDPALIETNKYYHYVYTFLGFQSPKDFIVTFGLTFIGFFIFKSIVNLTSFYLMSRFSQGRAHSIAKRLFSNYLFMSYQRFVGMNSASLSKSLVSETQNMGNMFMAVLLLCSEFFVLIFLYGVLLAVDVKITIALTAFLGVMVLILFKTITKTITVQGRKRVDHQEKYFRIAGESFGNMKVIKLMSSESMTLDNFLKSSKGFVWANIVTASLSHVPRYSLETLGFSTLISIVVYVVYSSNNVAAVLPIVTMYALALYRLLPSVNRIVSSYNNIMYYKKTLDIVYDDFTIQTHPLGESPLTFDKTIELENVSFNYGEATPVLEKVNLTIKSGDKVALIGDSGSGKSTLADVIIGMYPEYSGNISIDGTKLNTENLKSWRSYIGYIPQNIYLFDATVAENVAFGRPVDIEKIKKALVQADILDFLNKKEGLDTMVGDGGIMLSGGQKQRIAIARALYGNPKLLVLDEATSALDSDTESRIMDKIYDLSGDRTLLIIAHRLSTIERCDKVYKIQNQNIILTNSNI, encoded by the coding sequence ATGATTAAAAAGCTACTGACGATCCTTTCACCAAAAGATCGCAAAAAGTTCATTTTGCTGATGCTCTTTACTATCTTTGTTTCATGCATTGAAACCGTTGGTATATCTGCGGTCATGCCCTTTATTGCAGTAGCCAGTGATCCGGCTTTGATAGAGACGAACAAGTATTACCATTATGTTTATACTTTTCTAGGCTTTCAGAGTCCCAAAGATTTTATTGTAACTTTTGGCTTAACTTTCATCGGCTTTTTCATATTTAAAAGTATTGTAAACTTAACTTCATTCTATTTGATGAGCCGCTTTTCCCAAGGCAGAGCACATTCAATTGCGAAAAGATTATTCAGTAATTATCTTTTTATGAGCTATCAGCGATTCGTAGGAATGAACTCAGCAAGCCTATCCAAGTCACTAGTCTCTGAAACGCAAAATATGGGCAACATGTTCATGGCAGTTTTATTGCTTTGTTCAGAATTTTTTGTCTTGATCTTTCTATATGGCGTACTACTTGCCGTTGATGTTAAGATTACAATTGCCTTGACTGCATTCTTAGGCGTCATGGTTTTAATTCTATTTAAGACCATAACCAAAACAATCACTGTACAAGGCCGCAAGAGAGTGGATCACCAAGAAAAGTATTTTAGAATTGCCGGTGAATCATTCGGTAACATGAAAGTTATCAAACTTATGTCTAGTGAATCCATGACACTTGATAACTTTCTTAAATCCAGCAAGGGGTTTGTCTGGGCAAACATTGTCACAGCTTCCCTTTCACATGTCCCTAGATATTCGCTCGAAACTCTCGGATTTTCTACACTGATCAGTATCGTTGTTTATGTTGTATATTCTTCAAACAACGTGGCAGCGGTTTTACCGATTGTAACAATGTACGCATTGGCTCTCTACAGACTGCTTCCTTCTGTAAACCGCATTGTATCCAGCTATAACAATATCATGTATTACAAAAAAACCCTTGATATTGTTTATGATGATTTCACTATACAAACTCACCCCTTAGGGGAATCACCTCTCACTTTTGACAAAACGATAGAGCTTGAAAATGTCAGTTTTAATTATGGAGAAGCTACGCCAGTTCTTGAAAAGGTCAATTTGACTATCAAATCAGGCGATAAAGTGGCTCTCATAGGTGATAGTGGCTCAGGTAAATCAACTCTGGCTGACGTAATTATAGGAATGTACCCTGAATATTCTGGTAATATATCAATAGATGGTACCAAACTTAATACCGAAAACTTGAAATCTTGGAGATCATATATAGGATATATTCCGCAAAATATTTATCTCTTTGATGCTACGGTTGCTGAAAACGTCGCCTTCGGTCGCCCGGTGGATATTGAGAAAATAAAAAAAGCCCTCGTTCAAGCTGACATACTCGACTTTCTAAATAAAAAAGAAGGGCTTGATACAATGGTTGGCGATGGCGGAATAATGCTCTCCGGTGGGCAGAAACAGAGAATAGCCATAGCACGTGCTTTGTACGGAAATCCAAAGCTTCTTGTGCTTGACGAGGCGACATCTGCGTTAGATAGTGACACTGAAAGCCGCATCATGGACAAGATTTATGACCTCAGTGGAGATAGAACACTGCTTATCATTGCTCACAGGCTCAGCACAATTGAAAGGTGTGACAAGGTTTATAAAATTCAAAATCAAAATATCATCCTTACAAATTCTAACATTTGA
- a CDS encoding NAD-dependent epimerase/dehydratase family protein: MNNAKILVTGGAGAIGLNLIERLLRDGVGQVLVLDNLSSGYQNYLPDDERIIFHNSDIGDIDSYRSVMEEFKPNYVFHLAAHFANQNSVDHPFKDVQANIVGTMNLLEICKENKELKKFVYTSSSCVYGNAEIMREDDYIYPHETPYAINKYTAELYVKYYATMYALPCVSIRVFNTYGPYEPHGAYRNVIPNFIVRAMKGEPLNITGDGTETRDFTFVGNTAQLLTLAATADVKDGDVFNGGTGTPTQIIALAKMILEFTGSTSEIVFIERRDWDAVKDRLSDISKSTKVLKYIPEVPLEVGLKKTVDWYMNDYEFEG; the protein is encoded by the coding sequence ATGAATAATGCCAAGATTCTAGTAACTGGCGGCGCCGGAGCAATCGGCCTGAACTTAATTGAAAGACTACTTCGCGACGGAGTAGGACAGGTACTTGTTCTCGACAATCTTTCATCAGGATATCAGAACTATCTTCCAGACGATGAGCGCATCATTTTTCATAATTCAGATATCGGAGATATTGATTCTTACCGCTCGGTTATGGAAGAATTCAAGCCGAACTATGTTTTCCACTTAGCAGCACATTTCGCAAACCAGAATTCAGTGGATCACCCGTTCAAAGATGTTCAAGCCAACATCGTCGGAACCATGAATCTGCTTGAAATATGCAAAGAGAACAAAGAGCTTAAAAAGTTCGTGTACACCTCTTCATCCTGCGTATACGGAAACGCCGAAATCATGCGCGAAGATGATTACATCTACCCGCACGAAACTCCCTACGCGATTAATAAGTACACCGCTGAGCTATACGTTAAGTACTACGCCACCATGTACGCACTGCCTTGTGTGTCTATAAGAGTATTCAACACTTATGGCCCATATGAACCGCACGGCGCATATCGCAATGTAATTCCTAATTTCATCGTTCGCGCAATGAAAGGTGAACCGCTAAATATTACTGGAGACGGAACCGAAACCCGTGATTTCACATTCGTAGGAAATACAGCCCAACTTCTAACATTGGCTGCTACTGCCGACGTAAAAGATGGTGATGTCTTCAACGGCGGAACCGGAACTCCGACTCAGATCATCGCGCTTGCAAAAATGATCCTCGAATTCACAGGATCAACATCAGAAATAGTTTTCATAGAAAGACGCGACTGGGATGCAGTAAAAGATCGTCTTTCAGACATTTCAAAATCAACAAAAGTTTTGAAATATATCCCCGAAGTGCCACTTGAAGTGGGCCTTAAAAAGACTGTTGACTGGTACATGAATGATTACGAGTTTGAAGGGTAA
- a CDS encoding glycosyltransferase family 4 protein, with product MKKPILFIAYDFPPILSPESIQVQRRAIALAQNGHQVHVLTSCDTPDFEYLDSALCREHENIIIHRVKKLPAEKALHYICGGLEITDRKLWWKFPAKKAALKIISEFKIENIYTHSSPLVNHLAGFEIKKDIPKIHWTAHFSDPWSMNPYISYRTGLQRKINKHLEAGILSKVDKITVTSEKTRDMFVNGLKADSSKIRVLPHVFDPDLYSDNKPTGGKKIIAHTGNIYGLRTVVPLIEAIEQVQPQNLEFHFYGRMKEDERALAQEKCADTIKIFDPIPYLKSIQVLSDADILLVIDAPLNNSPFFPSKLADYIGAGKPVAALTPLSSTTTDIVRKIQNNMLVADSSDVPAIAALLKRLENADESMLTAGSKDLYNMNNNYENIREALTDE from the coding sequence ATGAAAAAACCAATACTTTTCATAGCATACGACTTCCCTCCCATCCTTTCGCCAGAGTCTATTCAGGTTCAGCGCAGAGCAATTGCGCTCGCACAAAATGGGCATCAAGTTCATGTACTGACCTCATGCGATACTCCGGATTTTGAATATCTCGACTCCGCTCTTTGCCGTGAACATGAAAACATAATTATTCACCGCGTAAAAAAACTTCCGGCAGAGAAGGCTCTGCACTACATCTGTGGCGGACTTGAAATCACTGACCGTAAGCTCTGGTGGAAATTTCCAGCCAAGAAAGCCGCTCTCAAAATTATTTCTGAATTTAAAATCGAAAATATTTATACTCACTCAAGTCCACTTGTTAATCATTTAGCAGGATTTGAAATTAAAAAAGATATTCCTAAGATCCACTGGACTGCACACTTTTCTGATCCATGGTCCATGAATCCTTATATTTCATACCGAACTGGCTTGCAGAGAAAAATCAACAAGCATCTGGAAGCAGGTATCCTTTCAAAGGTTGACAAAATCACCGTCACCTCCGAAAAGACACGCGATATGTTTGTTAACGGACTTAAGGCTGATAGCTCTAAAATCAGAGTTTTGCCGCATGTTTTTGACCCGGATCTATACAGTGACAATAAGCCTACTGGCGGCAAAAAAATAATTGCTCACACAGGCAATATTTATGGATTGCGGACTGTGGTTCCGCTCATTGAAGCAATTGAACAAGTTCAGCCGCAAAATTTGGAATTTCACTTTTATGGCCGCATGAAAGAGGATGAACGTGCACTGGCTCAAGAAAAATGTGCGGATACAATCAAAATTTTCGACCCAATTCCGTACCTTAAGTCAATTCAGGTTCTTTCAGATGCTGATATATTGCTGGTAATCGATGCGCCGTTGAATAATTCGCCATTTTTCCCTTCCAAGCTTGCGGATTATATCGGAGCAGGAAAACCCGTTGCGGCACTGACTCCGCTATCATCCACAACGACTGATATTGTACGCAAAATTCAGAATAATATGCTTGTCGCAGACAGCTCAGATGTGCCGGCAATCGCGGCTTTGCTCAAGAGACTTGAGAATGCTGACGAGTCCATGCTGACTGCCGGCAGTAAAGATCTCTACAACATGAATAACAACTACGAAAATATACGTGAGGCTTTGACAGATGAATAA
- a CDS encoding glycosyltransferase — translation MQKTLLVIVNDRLSHIIEKGELIDRYYNPGGLFKHVHILMTNDDKPDINALQRTVGDAELTLHNIPSGMRLLAKTLWRPFLLKNWADQGLELAKEIKPQLVRCYGNFLNGYLGARIREELKIPLFVSLHTQPDATRARSEVGFKTQVFYQLSKGVENYTLRYADKVSCVYGSIVDYALKRGVKDPVIAYNVINPGALSRKQSYSSKGLLQILYVGRLIPAKNPENIIRGMQGKDAQLTIVGSGSKESELKELASELNITDRVRFIPALPNDDLCRTMHEYDLFAGHSQYSELPKTVLEASLCGLPILVNSRKGKGVPEYKDGWALLVADSAKGYSSGIEYFSNEKNRKYFGTQAAEHANSHWAPEHAESVFTEIHRTLTK, via the coding sequence ATGCAAAAAACTCTGCTTGTCATAGTAAATGATCGCCTTTCCCACATAATTGAAAAGGGCGAATTAATTGACCGCTATTATAATCCCGGCGGCCTGTTCAAGCACGTGCACATCCTGATGACCAACGATGATAAACCAGATATCAATGCTTTACAAAGGACTGTCGGAGATGCCGAATTAACTCTGCACAACATTCCTTCAGGTATGCGACTTCTAGCAAAAACCCTGTGGAGACCTTTTCTCCTCAAAAATTGGGCTGACCAGGGTCTTGAACTGGCAAAAGAAATCAAGCCGCAGCTTGTCAGGTGCTATGGAAATTTTCTTAACGGATATCTCGGGGCGCGCATTCGCGAAGAGCTTAAAATACCACTATTTGTATCCTTGCACACGCAGCCTGACGCGACTCGAGCAAGGTCGGAAGTGGGCTTCAAAACCCAAGTTTTTTATCAACTCTCAAAGGGAGTAGAAAATTATACTTTGAGATACGCAGACAAAGTAAGTTGCGTATACGGCTCGATTGTTGATTATGCTCTCAAGCGCGGAGTCAAAGATCCCGTGATCGCATACAATGTCATCAACCCGGGCGCTCTTTCGCGCAAACAGAGCTATAGTTCTAAAGGACTTCTCCAAATTTTATATGTCGGGCGACTTATTCCTGCCAAGAACCCTGAAAACATAATTCGAGGAATGCAAGGCAAGGATGCCCAGCTCACAATTGTTGGCAGCGGCTCAAAAGAATCCGAATTGAAAGAGTTGGCTTCAGAACTTAATATTACCGATAGAGTGCGCTTCATCCCTGCCCTGCCTAATGATGATCTTTGCCGCACAATGCATGAATATGACCTATTTGCGGGGCACTCCCAATACAGTGAACTTCCCAAAACAGTCCTTGAGGCTTCACTTTGCGGATTGCCCATTCTTGTAAATTCACGCAAAGGTAAGGGCGTTCCTGAATATAAAGATGGCTGGGCACTATTAGTTGCAGATTCCGCTAAAGGCTACAGTTCAGGCATTGAGTACTTTTCAAATGAAAAAAACCGAAAATATTTTGGGACTCAAGCGGCGGAACATGCGAATTCACACTGGGCACCTGAACATGCAGAATCTGTTTTTACGGAAATTCACAGGACGCTAACAAAATAA